CCTTTGTTAATTATATGTTACAATTAATTCAAGAGATGGAAAATAAAGTATAATTAAGAATTGTCCACTAACAATTCTTAATTATCAAGTATCCATTATCCATTGTTAAAAGTTATGGCAGTTAAAAAAGAATTTACAAGTTTTGAAGATCTTCTAAATAGCTCAAAAATCCCCGTATTAGTTGATTTTTATGCGACTTGGTGTGGCCCTTGTCAAATGATGATGCCTGCTATAGAACAAGTAGGACTGCAAATGAGAAATAGGTTACAAGTAGTTAAAATTGATACAGACAAATATCC
The genomic region above belongs to Aphanothece sacrum FPU1 and contains:
- the trxA gene encoding thioredoxin, with protein sequence MAVKKEFTSFEDLLNSSKIPVLVDFYATWCGPCQMMMPAIEQVGLQMRNRLQVVKIDTDKYPGIASKYHVQALPTLVLFKNGKPVERIEGAMQASQLIQQLSILV